A stretch of the Channa argus isolate prfri chromosome 9, Channa argus male v1.0, whole genome shotgun sequence genome encodes the following:
- the LOC137132606 gene encoding trace amine-associated receptor 13c-like, giving the protein ILVLLFYAFRQLQTPTNLLLLSLAVSDLFIGFIMLFQIMLIDGCWFLGDLMCTLYIFFDSVVSNTSVGIMMLISIDRYVAICDPLHYSTKVTPKRVSVWVLLCWIFFIFYVSLQIKEDFDQPGRFNTCAGECVMICKIVDQVIDMIFTFLIPIIVIVVLYMRVFVVAVSQARAMRSHIAAVSLQRSVKVTVKKSEMKAAGTLGVVIVVFLICMCPYFGDTMTGQDTLLNSSSAAFIIWLYYFNSCLNPMIYAFFYPWFRKSIRLIVTLQILKPGSCETNML; this is encoded by the coding sequence ATACTTGTGTTGCTCTTTTATGCCTTCAGGCAGCTCCAgactcccaccaacctcctcctcctctctctggctgtctcagattTGTTCATAGGCTTCATCATGTTGTTTCAAATTATGCTTATAGATGGCTGCTGGTTTCTAGGAGACCTTATGTGCACTCTGTATATATTCTTTGACAGTGTTGTCTCTAATACCTCAGTAGGAATTATGATGCTTATATCTATTGACCgatatgtggctatttgtgacccgcTGCATTACTCCACCAAAGTCACACCTAAAAGAGTTTCCGTCTGGGTTTTACTGTGTTGGATCTTCTTTATCTTCTATGTCAGTTTGCAGATCAAAGAGGATTTTGATCAACCAGGCAGGTTTAATACCTGTGCTGGAGAATGTGTGATGATTTGTAAAATTGTTGATCAAGTGATAGATATGATTTTTACCTTCCTCATTCCTATTATTGTCATTGtagttctgtatatgagagtgtttgtggtggctgtgtctcaggctcgagccatgaggtctcaTATAGCAGCTGTCTCACTCCAGCGTTCAGTGAAAGTAACTGTTAAAAAGTCTGAGATGAAAGCAGCtgggactctgggtgttgttataGTTGTGTTTCTAATCTGCATGTGCCCATATTTTGGTGACACAATGACAGGTCAGGACACCTTGCTCAATTCTTCATCTGCTGCCTTTATAATATGGCTTTACTATTTTAACTCCTGTCTAAATCCAATGATCTATGCCTTCTTTTACCCATGGTTTCGAAAATCCATTAGACTTATTGTTACACTTCAGATTCTGAAACCTGGCTCCTGTGAGACAAATATGTTGTAG